A genomic region of Equus caballus isolate H_3958 breed thoroughbred chromosome 1, TB-T2T, whole genome shotgun sequence contains the following coding sequences:
- the GGPS1 gene encoding geranylgeranyl pyrophosphate synthase isoform X2: MSMPQKDGGKTDMEKAKGKQVRTKLSQAFNHWLKVPEDKLQIIIEVTEMLHNASLLIDDIEDNSKLRRGFPVAHSIYGIPSVINSANYVYFLGLEKVLTLEHPDAVKLFTRQLLELHQGQGLDIYWRDNYTCPTEEEYKAMVLQKTGGLFGLAVGLMQLFSDYKEDLKPLLNTLGLFFQIRDDYANLHSKEYSENKSFCEDLTEGKFSFPTIHAIWSRPESTQVQNILRQRTENIDIKKYCVHYLENVGSFDYTRNTLKELESKAYKQIDARGGNPELVALIKHLSKMFKEEN, from the exons ATGTCAATGCCTCAAAAGGATGGAGGGAAGACAGACATGGAGAAGGCAAAAGG TAAACAAGTGAGAACCAAACTTTCACAGGCATTTAATCATTGGCTAAAAGTTCCAGAAGACAAGCTACAG ATTATCATTGAAGTGACAGAAATGTTACATAATGCCAGTTTACTCATCGATGATATTGAAGACAACTCAAAACTCCGACGTGGCTTTCCAGTGGCACACAGCATCTATGGAATTCCATCTGTCATCAATTCTGCCAATTACGTATATTTTCTTGGCCTAGAGAAAGTCTTAACCCTTGAGCACCCGGATGCAGTAAAGCTTTTCACCCGCCAGCTTTTGGAACTCCATCAGGGCCAAGGCCTAGATATTTATTGGAGGGATAATTACACCTGTCCCACTGAAGAAGAATATAAAGCTATGGTGCTGCAAAAGACAGGTGGACTGTTTGGATTAGCAGTGGGTCTCATGCAGTTGTTCTCTGATTACAAAGAAGATTTAAAGCCACTGCTTAATACACTTGGTCTCTTTTTTCAAATTAGGGATGATTACGCTAATCTACACTCCAAAGAATATAGCGAAAACAAAAGCTTTTGTGAAGATTTAACAGAGGGAAAGTTCTCATTTCCTACTATTCATGCTATTTGGTCAAGGCCTGAAAGCACCCAGGTGCAGAATATCTTGCGCCAGAGAACCGAAAAcatagatattaaaaaatactgtgtACATTATCTCGAGAACGTAGGTTCTTTTGACTACACTCGGAATACTCTTAAAGAGCTTGAATCTAAAGCCTATAAACAAATTGATGCACGTGGTGGGAACCCTGAGCTAGTAGCTCTAATAAAGCACTTAAgtaaaatgttcaaagaagagaATTAA
- the GGPS1 gene encoding geranylgeranyl pyrophosphate synthase isoform X1, whose product MEKTQETVQRILLEPYEYLLQLPGKQVRTKLSQAFNHWLKVPEDKLQIIIEVTEMLHNASLLIDDIEDNSKLRRGFPVAHSIYGIPSVINSANYVYFLGLEKVLTLEHPDAVKLFTRQLLELHQGQGLDIYWRDNYTCPTEEEYKAMVLQKTGGLFGLAVGLMQLFSDYKEDLKPLLNTLGLFFQIRDDYANLHSKEYSENKSFCEDLTEGKFSFPTIHAIWSRPESTQVQNILRQRTENIDIKKYCVHYLENVGSFDYTRNTLKELESKAYKQIDARGGNPELVALIKHLSKMFKEEN is encoded by the exons atggagaaaactCAAGAAACGGTCCAAAGAATTCTTCTAGAACCCTACGAGTACTTACTTCAGTTACCAG GTAAACAAGTGAGAACCAAACTTTCACAGGCATTTAATCATTGGCTAAAAGTTCCAGAAGACAAGCTACAG ATTATCATTGAAGTGACAGAAATGTTACATAATGCCAGTTTACTCATCGATGATATTGAAGACAACTCAAAACTCCGACGTGGCTTTCCAGTGGCACACAGCATCTATGGAATTCCATCTGTCATCAATTCTGCCAATTACGTATATTTTCTTGGCCTAGAGAAAGTCTTAACCCTTGAGCACCCGGATGCAGTAAAGCTTTTCACCCGCCAGCTTTTGGAACTCCATCAGGGCCAAGGCCTAGATATTTATTGGAGGGATAATTACACCTGTCCCACTGAAGAAGAATATAAAGCTATGGTGCTGCAAAAGACAGGTGGACTGTTTGGATTAGCAGTGGGTCTCATGCAGTTGTTCTCTGATTACAAAGAAGATTTAAAGCCACTGCTTAATACACTTGGTCTCTTTTTTCAAATTAGGGATGATTACGCTAATCTACACTCCAAAGAATATAGCGAAAACAAAAGCTTTTGTGAAGATTTAACAGAGGGAAAGTTCTCATTTCCTACTATTCATGCTATTTGGTCAAGGCCTGAAAGCACCCAGGTGCAGAATATCTTGCGCCAGAGAACCGAAAAcatagatattaaaaaatactgtgtACATTATCTCGAGAACGTAGGTTCTTTTGACTACACTCGGAATACTCTTAAAGAGCTTGAATCTAAAGCCTATAAACAAATTGATGCACGTGGTGGGAACCCTGAGCTAGTAGCTCTAATAAAGCACTTAAgtaaaatgttcaaagaagagaATTAA